The Impatiens glandulifera chromosome 8, dImpGla2.1, whole genome shotgun sequence genome includes a window with the following:
- the LOC124913234 gene encoding uncharacterized protein At2g29880-like, whose amino-acid sequence MESVTYATAVSTLHNQCNVNVSRENIQLRLKTWDKHYAVISAMLGTSGFVWDWDRKVVKVDSEEVWTTYVKAHPDASHYRSKIIENWEDLSIICGQDKANGSGDETADEGARAIVERPSKRTRHNDMATAISKMADVVGKTNNVEKTSAQQVFDELSKISDLKETQFLQVVDVLKTNERK is encoded by the exons ATGGAATCTGTAACATATGCTACTGCAGTTAGTACATTACACAATCAATGTAATGTTAATGTTAGTAGGGAAAATATACAATTGCGACTTAAGACTTGGGATAAACATTATGCTGTTATAAGTGCTATGCTTGGTACGAGTGGATTTGTATGGGATTGGGATAGAAAAGTGGTGAAAGTGGATAGTGAAGAAGTTTGGACAACTTATGTTAAG GCACACCCAGATGCGAGTCATTATAGAAGTAAAATTATTGAGAATTGGGAAGATTTGTCCATTATTTGTGGACAAGATAAAGCTAATGGAAGTGGAGATGAAACGGCTGATGAAGGCGCAAGAGCTAT TGTAGAACGACCTTCTAAAAGAACTCGTCATAATGATATGGCCACTGCAATATCCAAGATGGCTGACGTGGTTGGTAAGACAAACAATGTTGAAAAGACAAGTGCTCAACAAGTTTTTGATGAACTATCAAAAATTTCAGACTTAAAGGAGACACAATTTCTACAAGTTGTTGATGTACTCAAAACAAACGAGAGGAAGTAA
- the LOC124913233 gene encoding F-box only protein 6-like: protein MESDETPTRKGSRNKLTMSSSNEMSPKIWGKFPEDLFEVVGARLPIVTVFRFLSVSGKWNSMLTSHTFQERYAKLSITQPWFYTITKNNVNTASMYDPSSNKWHRLKLHSFREKLVIFPQASVGGIVCLTDINQTRFFVGNPLTQTLKELPAWSNMGWSGVVVGMWMNGKSLAEGYKMLCLSINGQYIIYDSIENTWYKSGAIPSINMPLILNMRLQAIYVDGCLYFMCSIPNGMVSYNILSGIWNHILVPDPYIFMDDRFIVECGGRIMLVGSILIGIKPCVSVCIWELEKTTLQWKQVDTMPSEWCMELYRKNNNMIGVGNKDLIMMWFRFEKMNMLVTYDVSKKEWLQVSRSILPRGMAHQRIVRGITFYPCITTTI from the coding sequence ATGGAGTCAGACGAAACTCCTACAAGGAAAGGAAGTAGAAATAAGTTGACCATGTCTTCGTCTAATGAAATGTCACCAAAGATATGGGGAAAATTCCCGGAAGACCTCTTTGAAGTCGTTGGGGCAAGATTACCAATTGTTACCGTCTTTCGTTTCCTTTCAGTTAGCGGAAAGTGGAACTCCATGTTGACTTCTCATACCTTTCAGGAACGATATGCTAAACTTTCCATCACTCAACCTTGGTTCTACACTATCACAAAAAACAATGTAAACACCGCATCTATGTACGATCCCTCCTCGAACAAATGGCATCGTTTAAAATTACATTCTTTTCGAGAGAAGCTGGTTATCTTCCCTCAAGCTTCCGTTGGCGGTATTGTTTGTTTGACAGATATTAATCAAACGCGTTTCTTCGTTGGTAACCCGCTTACTCAAACACTCAAGGAGCTTCCGGCTTGGTCAAACATGGGTTGGTCTGGAGTAGTAGTTGGAATGTGGATGAATGGAAAATCCTTAGCCGAGGGCTACAAGATGCTCTGCTTAAGTATCAACGGTCAGTACATAATTTATGACTCAATTGAGAATACGTGGTATAAATCGGGAGCCATACCGAGCATAAACATGCCATTGATTTTGAACATGCGTTTGCAAGCTATCTATGTCGATGGTTGTCTATACTTTATGTGTTCGATTCCAAATGGTATGGTCTCTTACAATATCTTGTCGGGCATTTGGAATCATATCTTAGTCCCGGATCCTTATATTTTTATGGATGACCGATTTATCGTTGAATGTGGGGGACGAATCATGCTGGTTGGTTCAATATTGATTGGCATAAAACCGTGTGTTTCTGTTTGCATTTGGGAGTTAGAAAAAACAACTTTACAGTGGAAACAGGTTGACACAATGCCAAGTGAGTGGTGCATGGAATTGTATCGGAAGAACAATAACATGATTGGTGTAGGTAACAAAGACTTGATCATGATGTGGTTtagatttgaaaaaatgaaCATGTTGGTTACTTATGATGTTTCAAAGAAAGAATGGTTGCAAGTTTCAAGGTCAATACTTCCCAGAGGAATGGCACATCAAAGGATTGTACGTGGCATTACATTCTATCCTTGCATTACTACAACAATTTAA
- the LOC124913235 gene encoding protein ALP1-like — MFRELLREKGLQDNSNVTVEESIAMFLLVIGHGVKRRVLGGIYIRSLETISRRFHEVLRLVLSLSKDFIRLPNQVENVYENDHKWRWFKDCLGALDGTHVEMTIPLKDQGRYRNRKQQITTNVLGVCDRRSLKFLYVLPGWEGSSLDSKVLRSALVREKDPFLVPTAPYRSTSYHLNKWSSHGNRPSNYNELFNLRHSLARNSVERTFGLLKKRWAVLLQPSFFGTNTQVLIINAYCVLHNYICEIASELDYPLLHEVDCDLAQQSNEVFDVDYEDVIINVQGGSQWTNFRDDMTKEMYSQYQVRSGRT, encoded by the exons ATGTTTCGTGAATTGTTGCGTGAAAAGGGTTTACAAGATAATAGCAATGTGACGGTTGAAGAATCTATAGCCATGTTCTTACTTGTAATAGGACATGGAGTAAAACGTCGGGTACTTGGAGGTATCTATATTCGTTCATTGGAGACAATTAGTAGGCGCTTTCATGAAGTACTACGCTTGGTTCTCAGTTTAAGTAAGGATTTTATAAGATTACCTAATCAAGTTGAGAATGTTTATGAAAATGATCATAAATGGAGGTGGTTCAAG gattGTCTTGGAGCTTTGGATGGAACAcatgttgagatgactattccACTTAAGGATCAAGGTAGATATCGAAATAGGAAACAACAGATAACAACTAATGTTTTGGGAGTATGTGATAGAAGGAGTTTAAAATTTCTTTATGTTCTTCCTGGATGGGAAGGTTCATCATTAGATTCAAAAGTTTTACGAAGTGCATTAGTGAGAGAAAAGGATCCATTTCTTGTTCCAACtg CTCCTTATCGTTCAACTAGTTATCACCTAAATAAATGGTCAAGTCATGGTAATCGTCCTTCAAactataatgaattatttaaccTACGACACTCTTTAGCAAGAAATTCAGTAGAGAGAACATTTGGATTGTTGAAAAAACGATGGGCAGTACTTCTTCAACCATCATTTTTTGGTACTAATACACAG GTTCTTATTATTAATGCTTATTGTGTTCTTCATAACTACATTTGTGAAATTGCAAGTGAATTGGATTATCCATTGTTGCATGAGGTTGATTGTGATTTGGCACAACAATCAAATGAAGTATTTGATGTGGACTATGAAGATGTCATAATAAATGTACAAGGTGGTAGTCAATGGACAAATTTTAGGGATGATATGACAAAGGAGATGTATAGTCAATATCAAGTTAGGAGTGGTAGAACTTAA
- the LOC124913236 gene encoding uncharacterized mitochondrial protein AtMg00810-like yields MANSTDGCEISISKWSVEGGGARRATTWAPRAWNERIYEYFKKNGYQQCPYEHALYTKKSENDMMVVALYVDDLIFTGSNTKLIEEFKEVIKKEFEMTDLGLMKYFLGLEVKQSEEGIFISQERYALDILKKFKMEDCNPISIPMEPGTKLSKFDGGERADAGRYRSLVGSLRYLTSTRPDLMLSVGITSRFMEDPSYTHWKALKRILRYVRGTLSLGIFYSKSDNYRLVDYSDSDWCGDVDDRKSTSGYVFLLGNSAFTWLSKKQLVVTLSTCEAEYLGLIRDEGTVIRVDNKSAIELEKNPVNHGRSKHIDVRFQFIREQVKEGKVELHVES; encoded by the exons ATGGCCAATTCTACAGATGGATGTGAAATCAGTATTTCTAAATGGAGTGTTGAAGGAGGAGGTGCACGTCGAGCAACCACTTGG GCTCCTCGTGCTTGGAATGAGAGAATTTACgagtatttcaagaaaaatgggtaccaaCAATGTCCGTACGAGCATGCCTTGTACACAAAGAAATCAGAAAATGATATGATGGTAGTCGCTCTCTATGTCGACGACCTCATATTCACCGGAAGCAACACAAAACTGATTGAGGAGTTCAAGGAGGTAATAaagaaggagttcgagatgacgGACTTaggtttgatgaaatattttcttggcctaGAAGTGAAGCAGTCAGAGGAAGGGATTTTTATATCCCAAGAGAGGTATGCGCTTGATAttttaaagaagtttaaaaTGGAGGACTGCAacccaatttcaattccaatggAACCAGGCACTAAACTCTCAAagtttgatggaggagaacgGGCTGATGCTGGGAGATACCGAAGCTTAGTCGGAAGTCTAAGGTATCTTACAAGCACGAGACCCGACCTAATGTTGAGTGTTGGGATAACAAGCAGATTCATGGAGGATCCAAGCTATACACATTGGAAGGCCTTGAAGAGAATTCTGAGATATGTTCGAGGAACTCTTTCACTTGGtattttctattcaaaatcagataactACCGATTAGTGGATTACTCTGATAGTGATTGGtgtggtgatgttgatgaccGGAAAAGTACTTCGGGTTATGTATTCCTACTCGGAAATTCAGCTTTTACTTGGTTGTCAAAGAAGCAGCTTGTTGTAACTCTGTCGACCTGCGAGGCAGA GTATTTGGGATTGATCCGGGATGAAGGGACTGTGATTCGAGTTGATAACAAGTCGGCGATCGAATTGGAAAAGAATCCAGTTAATCACGGAAGGAGCAAGCACATTGATGTACGATTTCAGTTCATTAGAGAACAAGTCAAAGAAGGAAAGGTTGAGCTGCATGTTGAAAGTTGA